The Thermoleophilaceae bacterium genome window below encodes:
- a CDS encoding VOC family protein, producing the protein MALWNAKLTEIVMTARDPAPTAEYWAGLLGGEPDGDAVLLGAGTRIRVAEGPQEALAEVRFQAGPELRVAAGGALIVTDPDGWRLRLDPVDEVEPFELASATLSHCTLGSPDPPAQRAYYESLTFLLSDQLGDMFCWLRPNPVHHSMAFARSREANINHLAVELPDSAAFIAAIDRVVAQGEKLEFGPGRHMVGNNLFAYFRDRHGIRWELCAEMLRLNPDRPPGLFTPEDRKRSVNTFGPPPPESFIKEPGGPGPAALGEPMTEGA; encoded by the coding sequence ATGGCGCTCTGGAACGCAAAGCTCACCGAGATCGTCATGACGGCGCGCGACCCCGCGCCCACGGCGGAGTACTGGGCGGGCCTGCTCGGGGGCGAGCCGGACGGGGACGCGGTGCTGCTGGGCGCCGGCACGAGGATCCGGGTGGCCGAGGGCCCGCAGGAGGCGCTCGCCGAGGTGCGCTTCCAGGCTGGGCCGGAGCTGCGCGTTGCCGCCGGCGGAGCGCTGATCGTCACCGACCCGGACGGCTGGCGGCTCCGCCTCGATCCGGTGGACGAGGTGGAGCCGTTCGAGCTCGCCTCGGCCACGCTTTCGCACTGCACGCTCGGGAGCCCAGATCCGCCGGCGCAGCGGGCGTACTACGAGAGCCTCACCTTCCTGCTGAGCGACCAGCTCGGGGACATGTTCTGCTGGCTGCGGCCAAACCCGGTCCACCACTCCATGGCGTTCGCCCGCAGTCGCGAGGCGAACATCAACCACCTCGCTGTGGAGCTTCCGGACAGCGCGGCCTTCATCGCGGCGATCGACCGCGTGGTGGCACAGGGCGAGAAGCTCGAGTTCGGCCCCGGCCGGCACATGGTGGGCAACAACCTGTTCGCCTACTTCCGTGATCGCCACGGCATCCGCTGGGAGCTGTGCGCAGAGATGCTGCGGCTGAACCCCGACCGTCCGCCCGGCCTGTTCACGCCGGAGGACCGCAAGAGGTCGGTGAACACGTTCGGGCCGCCGCCGCCGGAGAGCTTCATCAAGGAGCCGGGTGGGCCGGGGCCCGCCGCGCTCGGGGAGCCCATGACCGAAGGAGCCTGA
- a CDS encoding peroxidase-related enzyme (This protein belongs to a clade of uncharacterized proteins related to peroxidases such as the alkylhydroperoxidase AhpD.), which translates to MALAYIAAVEDDATLDPVQQQVFEAARRRFTFVPDVVRVLALRPLVAKAQSELRDCLLSDDLSIGHRRAELISLAVSGINGCAYCGTAHAGTMVARGDLTPEQAAQVFKDWRELDLPGEDRAMLEFAEKLTFQPAHVGEADIGALRAAGFDDLGIYDIVLVTAYRNFINRVNDGLGVSTDKLRGRFGDDLADEIASEI; encoded by the coding sequence GTGGCTCTGGCCTACATCGCCGCGGTGGAGGACGACGCGACGCTGGACCCCGTTCAGCAGCAGGTCTTCGAGGCCGCCCGGCGCCGCTTCACGTTCGTACCGGACGTGGTCCGCGTGCTCGCCCTGCGGCCGCTCGTGGCCAAGGCGCAGTCGGAGCTGCGCGACTGCCTCCTCAGCGACGACCTGAGCATTGGCCACCGGCGAGCCGAGCTGATCTCCCTGGCGGTGTCCGGCATCAACGGATGCGCCTACTGCGGCACCGCCCACGCCGGCACGATGGTGGCCCGCGGCGACCTCACTCCCGAGCAGGCGGCGCAGGTGTTCAAGGACTGGCGCGAGCTCGACCTTCCAGGCGAGGATCGGGCGATGCTCGAGTTCGCCGAGAAGCTGACGTTCCAGCCGGCGCATGTGGGGGAGGCCGACATCGGCGCCCTCCGCGCGGCCGGCTTCGACGACCTCGGGATCTACGACATCGTGCTGGTCACGGCCTATCGCAACTTCATCAATCGCGTGAACGACGGCCTCGGCGTTTCGACCGACAAGCTGCGCGGCCGCTTCGGGGACGACCTTGCGGACGAGATAGCGAGCGAGATCTGA
- a CDS encoding alkaline phosphatase family protein produces the protein MSVTRRDLLRAGAAGALALGAAGPLSGAIARALPPRSPGSLPDLMREPGEPTEALPFDHIVVLMMENHSFDCYFGMLPRRGQRQADGFTFGADGQPANTNPLDGGYVLPYRATTVCQGSVTQSWNSTHEQIDGGRMDGFAKTSTQSMVYWTDEDLPFYYSLAKTFTLANRWFSSAPCQTYPNRRFLMAGTAYGNISTSNSSLQDPPPPNGTIFDQLSAHGISWRNYFSDLPSTGIIPSIIEEHPANLAPIASFFSDCAAGTLPAVSLVDPEYGLAGEVGGPLSSLPLPPVATAGGEVSAQGGSEENPQDIQIGQAFAARVVNAVLRSPAWPRTLLVWTYDEHGGYYDHVPPPSAVPPDDIPPELGPDDVPGGYDIYGPRVPAVVVSPYSRPHSVTNVVHDHTSILATIEHKWNLPALTKRDAAAATLADFLDTRRPRLLEPPVLADPGSLLPGEESCDTSDPELVIHH, from the coding sequence ATGAGCGTGACCCGGCGCGATCTGCTGCGCGCGGGCGCTGCCGGCGCGCTCGCGCTTGGGGCGGCCGGCCCGTTGAGCGGCGCGATCGCCCGTGCACTGCCGCCGCGTTCACCCGGGTCGCTGCCGGATCTCATGCGCGAGCCGGGGGAGCCCACCGAGGCGCTCCCGTTCGATCACATCGTGGTTCTCATGATGGAGAACCACTCGTTCGACTGTTACTTCGGCATGCTGCCGCGCCGAGGGCAGCGGCAGGCGGACGGCTTCACCTTCGGGGCCGACGGCCAGCCGGCGAACACGAACCCGCTCGACGGCGGCTACGTGCTGCCCTACCGCGCCACCACCGTCTGCCAGGGCTCCGTCACCCAGAGCTGGAACTCCACGCACGAGCAGATCGACGGCGGCCGGATGGACGGCTTCGCGAAGACCTCCACGCAGTCGATGGTCTACTGGACCGACGAGGACCTGCCCTTCTACTACTCGCTCGCGAAGACGTTCACGCTCGCCAACCGCTGGTTCAGCTCAGCGCCATGCCAGACGTATCCGAACCGGCGCTTTCTGATGGCGGGCACCGCCTACGGAAACATCTCCACGAGCAACTCGAGCTTGCAGGATCCGCCGCCGCCGAACGGCACGATCTTCGACCAGCTGTCGGCCCACGGGATCAGCTGGCGCAACTACTTCAGCGACCTGCCGTCCACCGGGATCATTCCGTCGATCATCGAGGAGCACCCCGCGAACCTCGCGCCGATCGCGTCCTTCTTCTCCGATTGCGCCGCGGGCACCCTGCCGGCGGTGAGCCTGGTGGATCCCGAGTACGGGCTTGCCGGAGAGGTTGGGGGACCGCTGTCTTCGCTGCCGCTGCCGCCGGTGGCCACCGCGGGCGGCGAGGTGTCGGCGCAGGGCGGCAGCGAAGAGAACCCGCAGGACATCCAGATCGGCCAGGCGTTCGCCGCGCGGGTGGTGAATGCGGTGCTGCGGTCGCCGGCCTGGCCGCGCACGCTGCTCGTGTGGACCTACGACGAGCACGGCGGCTACTACGACCACGTGCCGCCGCCGAGCGCCGTGCCGCCCGACGACATTCCGCCTGAGCTCGGGCCGGACGACGTGCCGGGCGGCTACGACATCTACGGCCCGCGCGTGCCGGCCGTGGTGGTGTCGCCATATTCGCGTCCGCACTCGGTCACGAACGTGGTGCACGACCACACCTCGATCCTCGCGACGATCGAGCACAAGTGGAACCTCCCTGCGCTCACAAAGCGCGACGCCGCGGCGGCCACGCTCGCCGACTTCCTCGACACGCGCCGCCCTCGCCTGCTCGAGCCGCCCGTGCTGGCCGACCCCGGCTCGCTCCTGCCGGGCGAGGAGAGCTGCGACACCAGCGACCCGGAGCTCGTAATCCACCACTAG
- a CDS encoding lytic transglycosylase domain-containing protein, with product MRKAVMVAIAVALVVVAACGSGSKAHPPTAGAAVAPPAPNEPLPQDPQALAARLTQVSDGLDAAIGDWLGSGNPSQGAPPGAVSLDGLYVQRAYRLLARRPRLASRTLPYLPASLRRSATDSVAALRDLMRLTPPSPKHRRFKTGQAAPAGRLLSFYRAAQRRFGVGWNVLAAVNLVETDFNRIRSSSSAGAQGPMQFMASTWRVYGLGGNVDDPHDAILGAANYLHRSGAPASYRQALYHYNPSPLYVDAVLRYARQMRTSARAFFRFYPWQVFIRTSSGERRITGP from the coding sequence ATGCGGAAGGCAGTGATGGTCGCGATCGCCGTGGCGCTCGTGGTGGTGGCTGCGTGCGGCAGCGGGTCGAAGGCGCACCCGCCGACAGCCGGCGCGGCGGTGGCGCCGCCCGCGCCTAACGAGCCCCTGCCGCAGGATCCTCAGGCGCTCGCCGCGCGGCTCACCCAGGTGAGCGACGGCCTCGATGCCGCCATTGGCGACTGGCTCGGCAGCGGCAACCCGTCGCAGGGCGCGCCGCCCGGCGCCGTGAGCCTCGATGGGCTGTACGTGCAGCGCGCCTACCGCCTGCTCGCCCGGCGGCCGCGGCTCGCCTCGCGCACGCTGCCGTACCTTCCCGCTTCGCTGCGCCGGTCCGCCACCGACAGCGTGGCGGCTCTGCGTGACCTGATGCGCCTCACGCCGCCGAGCCCCAAGCACCGCCGCTTCAAGACCGGCCAGGCCGCGCCGGCCGGGAGGCTGCTGTCCTTCTACCGCGCCGCTCAGCGCCGCTTCGGCGTCGGCTGGAACGTGCTCGCCGCCGTGAACCTCGTGGAGACGGACTTCAACCGGATCCGCAGCTCGAGCTCCGCCGGGGCGCAGGGACCGATGCAGTTCATGGCGTCCACCTGGCGCGTGTACGGCCTGGGCGGCAACGTCGACGACCCGCACGACGCGATTCTCGGCGCCGCCAACTATCTGCACCGCTCCGGCGCGCCGGCGAGCTATCGCCAGGCGCTCTACCACTACAACCCGTCGCCCCTCTACGTGGACGCCGTGCTCCGCTACGCGCGGCAGATGAGGACCTCTGCACGGGCTTTCTTCAGGTTCTACCCCTGGCAGGTGTTCATCCGCACGTCCTCGGGAGAGCGCCGAATCACGGGTCCCTAA
- a CDS encoding carboxypeptidase-like regulatory domain-containing protein, with the protein MNPNRTEDVTPIGLAAADLGEATTQAIAPPINDEWSLISYLTSPLEINSRQDYVVISSADSVPVGSLSTTPDLTYTWTATNTDNGFILKHETTEDGVFYFMSGRPGNYEVKVVVTTGDTEVVTLTLNQQVEAPSQEWEQTQAELESNTAPKSQIFAMREICIEMNQYIKDAAASTGPNGVPALLVAAVLFMEAFGRPKDGSPGADAIRKKLAGSDYSPREDALKEKIQRFLGQGHYHLHLHDIREEELKLIREFLNEWNGVDRKYMGGKTIGLGQIAMTTTSMITGDTPWTELNESKRVDILDQIEKAWRALTIETKVDIFNDLRFPKRNAWVAAHLLAQIKNRSHRFPSMTAQDVLSSVQAVTIIATEYNRGAYDTPLSDMKINFNGNRAKQIVIQSDKQIGIEKYF; encoded by the coding sequence GTGAACCCCAACCGCACCGAGGACGTGACACCGATCGGGCTCGCCGCGGCGGATCTCGGCGAGGCGACCACCCAGGCGATCGCTCCCCCGATCAATGACGAGTGGTCGCTCATCTCGTACCTCACGTCTCCACTGGAGATCAACTCGCGGCAGGACTACGTGGTGATCAGTTCGGCCGACAGCGTGCCGGTGGGGAGCCTGAGCACCACCCCCGACCTCACCTACACCTGGACGGCGACGAACACCGACAACGGCTTCATCCTCAAGCACGAGACCACCGAGGACGGCGTCTTCTACTTCATGTCCGGCCGGCCGGGCAACTACGAGGTGAAGGTGGTCGTGACCACGGGAGACACCGAGGTGGTCACGCTCACGCTCAACCAGCAGGTGGAGGCCCCGTCTCAGGAGTGGGAGCAGACGCAGGCGGAGCTCGAGTCCAACACCGCGCCCAAGTCGCAGATCTTCGCCATGCGCGAGATCTGCATCGAGATGAACCAGTACATCAAGGATGCCGCGGCCTCAACAGGGCCCAACGGCGTGCCCGCGCTGCTCGTGGCCGCGGTTCTGTTCATGGAGGCGTTCGGCCGGCCGAAGGACGGCAGCCCGGGTGCCGATGCGATCCGCAAGAAGCTCGCGGGCAGCGATTACTCGCCTCGCGAGGATGCCCTCAAGGAGAAGATCCAGCGCTTCCTGGGCCAGGGGCACTACCACCTGCATCTGCACGACATCCGGGAGGAGGAGCTCAAGCTCATTCGCGAGTTCCTTAACGAATGGAACGGGGTGGACCGCAAGTACATGGGCGGTAAGACGATCGGGCTCGGCCAGATCGCGATGACCACCACGTCCATGATCACCGGCGACACGCCCTGGACCGAGCTGAACGAGTCGAAGCGCGTGGACATCCTCGATCAGATCGAGAAGGCCTGGCGCGCCCTCACGATTGAGACGAAGGTCGACATCTTCAACGACCTCCGCTTCCCCAAGCGCAACGCCTGGGTGGCCGCACATCTGCTCGCGCAGATCAAGAACCGGTCCCACCGCTTCCCCTCGATGACGGCGCAGGACGTGCTCTCGAGCGTCCAGGCCGTGACGATCATCGCCACCGAATACAACCGCGGCGCCTACGACACGCCGCTCTCCGACATGAAGATCAACTTCAACGGCAACCGCGCCAAGCAGATCGTGATCCAGAGCGACAAGCAGATCGGGATCGAGAAGTACTTCTGA
- a CDS encoding DUF6603 domain-containing protein, whose translation MSNGTDDTTPTPAGQAALLRELGILIAPLEDLASGSAATKLVRELGYDFPAATAFPVDFTSLLTDVTNVGKGVVALEAAETDDDQLDAVIQLAADLVPLIEAVVKLEQDLENGLAAMQQLVTQSDITTELPVRLLDYLVLRYLIERAGPTFDVLLLAGLVDFVYQEADASKFQLDALIPTVYWDRIPKLFSKPSSLLDEAYGWSTDFDADLMIQRLGSLGRKLGLPMGTSSQSDTVADALGRDQDYRHELRLALVQTDGSLLSSTYGEFGLRAFSVPGAGAQQPGIAVMPYLVGSSALTGTLGSWTLELDTSLTLSDGVAAIMRPPNSLDVQVGLLSTPGTETSGTLSLKASGVSQSPDGLILLGSPGATRMSVAELDLGFTANISTQSEFVFEIGIVDLLILVEAGDGDGFIQRILPADGIKAQASLDASYSSTHGLTLKGSGSLEVDLPIGITIANIIRIDELIVTLGIDETELTLALAVNGGLSIGPVAASVEGVGIRAGLAPQSDRNGNGGPLAVHVGFKPPTGLGMSVDAGPVGGGGFLLFDEDQEQYGGGIELDLQALDITAIGLLTTRMPDGSHGFSLIVVLAAKFSPIQLGFGFTLNGIGGLVGINRGMNTDFLRSGLKDGTLDSIRFPHDIAANAPRIISDLRNAFPVQEDEYVFGPMVAIGWGSPTIVELDIGLVLQLPSPLVLAIIGTLKLMLPPIEGDEDAVILKIQLDLLGVIDFDKGEVSFDGVLRDSRVVTFPLSGQMAMRASFGDSPTFAMSAGGFNPKFQPPPKFPSLDRMSLALADGNNPRLRLDAYFAVTSNSLQLGAKLDLYVEKDLGAVGDFTVQGYLSFDGMLKFSPFSFEVDIGAQLELKRNGDEFCGITLSMTLTGPQPWHAWGNAEFKVLGCSKSVSFDLTVGDPPPPAPLPPVDPLPLLATALADKNNWSANPPTGVGAIVTMRDQPPSDDVVVHPLGTLTVRQRVVPLDFQIQQYGHADLAGGRNTFGIDSVSVGTAQPAQTELRDHFAPGDFLKLSDDEKLSRPAFESLKAGLSLGTPGLTAGTRAQANFGYKQVIIDSPTEARTLSQTGTISPDVLSSLANGGAAGRSAVRTSGQARYAGHNAPVTVSDTPYAVATKDGLAAPSGVTAGGDTYAEAEAARRGAADPDSLQVVGAHELA comes from the coding sequence ATGTCGAACGGCACCGACGACACCACCCCCACTCCCGCCGGCCAGGCCGCACTGCTGCGCGAGCTGGGGATCCTGATCGCCCCGCTCGAGGACCTCGCGTCGGGCTCCGCCGCGACCAAGCTCGTGCGCGAGCTGGGATACGACTTCCCGGCGGCCACCGCGTTCCCCGTGGACTTCACCTCGCTGCTCACGGACGTGACGAACGTGGGCAAGGGCGTGGTGGCCCTCGAGGCGGCCGAAACCGACGATGACCAGCTCGACGCCGTGATTCAGCTGGCCGCGGATCTCGTGCCGCTGATCGAGGCGGTGGTGAAGCTCGAGCAGGACCTCGAGAACGGCCTTGCCGCGATGCAACAGCTCGTCACCCAGAGCGACATCACCACCGAGCTGCCGGTGCGCCTCCTCGACTACCTCGTGCTGCGCTACCTCATCGAGCGCGCCGGCCCGACCTTCGACGTGCTGCTGCTGGCCGGGCTCGTGGACTTCGTGTACCAGGAGGCGGACGCGAGCAAGTTCCAGCTCGACGCCCTGATCCCAACGGTCTACTGGGACCGCATCCCCAAGCTGTTCTCGAAGCCAAGCTCGCTCCTCGACGAGGCCTACGGCTGGTCCACGGACTTCGACGCCGACCTGATGATCCAGCGGCTGGGAAGCCTGGGGCGAAAGCTCGGGCTGCCGATGGGGACCTCATCGCAGTCGGACACCGTGGCGGACGCGCTGGGCCGCGATCAGGACTACCGCCACGAGCTGCGCCTGGCGCTCGTGCAGACGGACGGGTCGCTGCTCTCGAGCACCTACGGCGAGTTCGGCCTCCGCGCGTTCTCGGTTCCGGGTGCCGGGGCCCAGCAGCCCGGCATCGCGGTGATGCCCTACCTGGTCGGGTCGAGCGCTCTCACGGGAACACTCGGCAGCTGGACGCTCGAGCTCGACACCTCGCTCACCCTCAGCGACGGCGTGGCCGCGATCATGCGCCCGCCGAACTCGCTCGACGTTCAGGTGGGGCTGCTGAGCACGCCGGGCACGGAGACGAGCGGCACGCTCTCGCTGAAGGCGAGCGGCGTGAGCCAGTCGCCCGACGGCCTCATCCTGCTCGGCTCGCCGGGCGCCACCCGGATGTCCGTGGCCGAGCTCGACCTCGGGTTCACGGCGAACATCAGCACGCAGAGCGAGTTCGTGTTCGAGATCGGGATCGTCGACCTGCTGATCCTGGTGGAGGCGGGCGACGGCGACGGCTTCATCCAGCGCATCCTGCCGGCCGACGGGATCAAGGCGCAGGCGTCCCTCGACGCGTCGTACTCGAGCACCCACGGTCTCACGCTGAAGGGCAGCGGGAGCCTCGAGGTGGACCTCCCGATCGGCATCACGATCGCGAACATCATCCGGATCGACGAGCTGATCGTCACGCTCGGCATCGACGAGACCGAGCTCACGCTCGCACTGGCGGTGAACGGCGGCCTCTCGATCGGGCCGGTGGCGGCGAGCGTGGAGGGAGTGGGCATCCGCGCCGGCCTCGCGCCGCAGTCGGACCGCAACGGCAACGGCGGCCCGCTCGCGGTGCACGTGGGCTTCAAGCCGCCCACGGGACTCGGGATGTCGGTGGACGCCGGGCCGGTCGGCGGCGGGGGCTTCCTGCTCTTCGACGAGGACCAGGAGCAGTACGGCGGCGGAATCGAGCTCGACCTGCAGGCCCTCGACATCACCGCGATCGGCCTGCTCACCACGCGCATGCCGGACGGCTCGCACGGCTTCTCGCTGATCGTCGTGCTCGCGGCCAAGTTCAGCCCGATCCAGCTCGGCTTCGGCTTCACGCTCAACGGCATCGGCGGCCTGGTGGGGATCAACCGCGGGATGAACACGGACTTCCTGCGCTCGGGCCTGAAGGACGGCACGCTCGACTCGATCCGCTTCCCGCACGACATCGCCGCCAACGCGCCGCGGATCATCAGCGACCTCCGCAACGCCTTCCCGGTGCAGGAGGACGAGTACGTGTTCGGGCCGATGGTGGCGATCGGCTGGGGCAGCCCCACGATCGTCGAGCTCGACATCGGCCTCGTGCTGCAGCTGCCGTCGCCGCTGGTGCTCGCGATCATCGGCACGCTCAAGCTGATGCTGCCGCCGATCGAGGGCGACGAGGACGCGGTGATCCTCAAGATCCAGCTCGACCTCCTCGGCGTGATCGACTTCGACAAGGGCGAGGTCTCCTTCGACGGCGTGCTCCGCGACTCGCGCGTCGTGACCTTCCCCCTCAGCGGCCAGATGGCGATGCGCGCCTCCTTCGGCGACTCGCCGACGTTCGCCATGTCGGCCGGCGGCTTCAACCCCAAGTTCCAGCCCCCGCCGAAGTTCCCGTCGCTCGACCGCATGTCGCTCGCCCTCGCGGACGGCAACAACCCACGCCTGCGGCTCGACGCGTACTTCGCCGTCACCTCGAACAGCCTCCAGCTCGGCGCGAAGCTCGACCTGTACGTGGAGAAGGACCTCGGCGCCGTCGGCGACTTCACGGTGCAGGGCTACCTGAGCTTCGACGGCATGCTCAAGTTCTCCCCGTTCTCGTTCGAGGTGGACATCGGCGCGCAGCTCGAGCTCAAGCGCAACGGCGACGAGTTCTGCGGCATCACGCTGAGCATGACCCTCACCGGCCCGCAGCCGTGGCACGCGTGGGGCAACGCCGAGTTCAAGGTGCTCGGCTGCTCCAAGTCCGTGAGCTTCGACCTCACGGTGGGCGACCCACCGCCGCCCGCGCCGCTGCCGCCCGTGGATCCGCTGCCGCTTCTAGCCACCGCTCTGGCGGACAAGAACAACTGGAGCGCGAACCCGCCCACGGGCGTGGGCGCGATCGTGACGATGCGCGACCAGCCGCCGAGCGACGACGTGGTGGTGCATCCGCTCGGCACGCTCACGGTGCGCCAGCGGGTGGTGCCGCTCGACTTCCAGATCCAGCAGTACGGGCACGCGGACCTCGCCGGCGGGCGCAACACGTTCGGCATCGACTCGGTGAGCGTGGGCACCGCGCAGCCGGCGCAAACTGAGCTGCGCGACCACTTCGCGCCCGGCGACTTCCTCAAGCTGAGCGATGACGAGAAGCTCTCCCGTCCGGCATTCGAGAGCCTGAAGGCGGGGCTGAGCCTGGGCACGCCTGGTCTCACCGCCGGCACCAGGGCGCAGGCGAACTTCGGCTACAAGCAGGTGATCATCGACTCGCCCACCGAGGCGCGCACGCTCAGCCAGACCGGGACTATCTCCCCGGACGTGCTCAGCAGCCTGGCGAACGGCGGCGCGGCCGGACGGAGCGCGGTGCGCACGAGCGGCCAGGCGCGCTACGCGGGTCACAACGCGCCGGTGACGGTGAGCGACACCCCGTACGCCGTGGCCACGAAGGACGGCCTTGCCGCGCCCTCCGGCGTGACGGCGGGCGGCGACACGTACGCGGAGGCGGAAGCCGCACGCCGCGGCGCCGCCGACCCCGACTCGCTCCAGGTGGTTGGAGCGCACGAGCTCGCATGA